One Fusarium falciforme chromosome 1, complete sequence genomic window carries:
- a CDS encoding Zn(2)-C6 fungal-type domain-containing protein, whose protein sequence is MARKGSPKVRTGCITCKARKVKCDEAKPECNRCVSTGRKCDGYLPQKQDKQRLWPKNQQLLANPTRTFPGIETRNEGRALQYFCDVAGPFLSGPADRYFWTHLVMQFANFEPAVRHSIVAISSLYEQLPSGSPQGTGAQDQRLILTHYNAAIHELKTMTAPEKQPLVLLVCILFICIEFLQSNDEAALKHCKHGITMLAQCGVGYEWTRQFLGPIFRRLSLFPFFFGREHSHYPSLHALSGSVPKSFQSFTDARSMMDELFTRSVRIMRLGDDYRVGQLRHHPFPDSLYDEGIAVNFLLDTWDTLFTTLLSTDSGCNTAIAERPSVIAQQSLLIQFDVCRIMADMAVEREEGPYDRHLERFKSLAERLESLASSVPIVVKGGDARSVKFTFDMGFMPIMSFCTLKCRDLKTRLRFWRLMPTLACARESLWNLNLMTGLARRVIEIEHNIRVHDDGQHTIPDTSEPLTERMRIRHLWADSMPTCRVIHGQTIVGRIAGFFLLDEDGNIHCQTEFFDDMDYNNG, encoded by the exons ATGGCCAGAAAGGGTAGTCCGAAAGTCAGAACGGGATGTATTACCTGCAA AGCCCGCAAAGTCAAGTGCGACGAGGCTAAGCCTGAATGCAATCGTTGTGTGTCAACGGGCCGTAAGTGTGATGGCTATCTACCACAGAAACAAGACAAGCAGCGGCTATGGCCGAAGAACCAACAGCTCTTGGCAAACCCTACTCGCACATTCCCGGGAATTGAGACCCGAAACGAAGGTAGAGCGTTGCAATACTTCTGTGACGTTGCTGGGCCGTTCTTATCGGGGCCTGCAGACCGATACTTTTGGACGCATCTAGTCATGCAGTTCGCCAACTTCGAACCTGCAGTACGCCACTCGATTGTCGCCATTAGCTCCCTTTACGAGCAGCTCCCATCTGGCTCACCTCAAGGTACCGGGGCCCAGGATCAGCGGTTAATACTCACCCACTACAACGCCGCCATACATGAGCTGAAGACGATGACTGCCCCAGAGAAGCAACCATTGGTTCTCCTTGTCTGCATCCTCTTTATCTGTATCGAATTCTTGCAATCAAATGATGAAGCGGCCCTCAAACACTGCAAACACGGCATCACCATGCTCGCGCAGTGCGGCGTTGGATACGAGTGGACACGACAATTCCTCGGGCCGATTTTTCGACGACTGAGTCtgtttcctttcttctttggcaGAGAGCACTCTCATTATCCGAGTCTCCATGCCCTATCTGGTTCCGTGCCGAAAAGTTTTCAGTCATTTACCGACGCGCGATCTATGATGGACGAACTCTTTACTCGGTCGGTTCGTATTATGCGCCTGGGTGATGACTACCGAGTCGGACAATTGAGACATCACCCATTTCCCGACAGCTTGTACGACGAAGGGATAGCCGTGAACTTCCTTCTGGATACTTGGGACACACTTTTCACCACCCTTTTATCTACTGATTCAGGGTGCAACACTGCAATCGCTGAGCGACCGAGTGTAATAGCGCAACAGTCCTTGCTCATTCAGTTTGATGTATGCCGAATCATGGCCGATATGGCtgtggagagggaggagggaCCCTATGACCGTCATTTAGAGAGATTCAAGAGTCTGGCTGAGCGCCTCGAGAGTCTGGCGTCGAGCGTACCAATAGTGGTCAAGGGTGGAGATGCCCGCTCTGTAAAGTTCACGTTCGACATGGGATTCATGCCCATCATGAGTTTCTGCACCCTCAAGTGTCGGGATCTCAAGACTCGGCTGCGATTCTGGCGCCTTATGCCAACCCTCGCCTGTGCACGCGAGAGTCTGTGGAACCTGAACCTGATGACAGGGTTGGCCCGACGCGTGATCGAGATAGAGCACAATATCCGGgttcatgatgatggccagcACACAATTCCTGACACTTCAGAGCCCCTGACCGAGCGTATGAGGATACGACACTTGTGGGCGGATTCGATGCCGACATGCCGGGTTATACACGGGCAGACTATCGTTGGCAGGATTGCGGGATTCTTTCTATTAGACGAAGATGGTAACATCCACTGTCAGACGGAATTCTTTGATGACATGGATTACAACAATGGTTAA
- a CDS encoding EHN domain-containing protein — protein sequence MIALGLQPLLASQFAALVVANHVHSTHGLNFDAEFGNKPQPFTIHVDQTFINETKAKAEKTRLVVDMDQPDYIDGVPSHAVGNWSRYWAKEYDWGRVERSLNKNFQHFTTTVRAGENYTHPIPLHFVHHKSDRIDAIPLLFLHGWPGTFHEVAGIIDLLTNPPNDTLPAFHVVAPDLPGFGFSPAPSHPGLGSREMGQAFNGLMAQLGYTKYVGQGGDFGSHILRTMSPDFPESLVSILSNLFNVSPNSTDLERFANNQTTPEETALISMLTNPSFSWTAAYWDIEKSVPLQVAISLTDSPVAWLAWQYIGMRMLTPGYEWETEELITWSMLNYIQGPYGGFRLYKEADREGILDGVFPYVKQPVGVVKYYGDAGYNVPLEWAQRQGNITFFRKKTADILGGHFPAFVNPRGLVEDCWAFWGDKEASGTHIFY from the exons ATGATTGCACTCGGACTCCAGCCACTTCTTGCTAGCCAGTTCGCAGCCCTTGTTGTTGCAAACCACGTCCACTCCACGCATGGCTTGAACTTTGACGCCGAATTCGGCAACAAGCCTCAGCCATTCACCATCCATGTCGACCAGACATTTATCAACGAAACGAAGGCGAAGGCAGAGAAGACGCGCCTCGTAGTCGACATGGACCAACCCGACTACATCGACGGAGTCCCTTCACATGCCGTGGGCAACTGGTCTCGATATTGGGCAAAAGAATACGATTGGGGAAGGGTAGAAAGGTCTCTCAACAAGAACTTTCAGCATTTCACAACGACGGTCAGAGCTGGGGAGAACTACACGCATCCCATCCCACTTCACTTCGTCCATCACAAATCTGACCGAATCGATGCGATCCCCCTCCTTTTCCTCCACGGCTGGCCAGGTACCTTTCATGAAGTGGCTGGCATTATCGATTTGCTCACCAATCCCCCAAACGACACTCTTCCGGCGTTTCATGTGGTGGCGCCAGACTTGCCAGGGTTCGGCTTTTCACCTGCGCCCAGTCACCCGGGATTGGGTTCCCGGGAGATGGGCCAAGCATTCAACGGCTTGATGGCTCAGCTTGGATACACCAAGTATGTCGGCCAGGGAGGAGACTTTGGAAGTCATATTCTGAGGACCATGTCGCCTGACTTTCCCGAGTCATTGGTCTCGATCCTCTCCAACCTTTTCAACGTGTCGCCAAACTCCACAGATCTGGAACGTTTTGCCAATAACCAGACCACCCCAGAGGAGACGGCCCTTATCAGCATGTTGACAAACCCAAGCTTTTCTTGGACCGCAGCATACTGGGATATTGAGAAATCTGTCCCGCTCCAGGTCGCCATCAGCCTTACTGACAGTCCTGTGGCTTGGCTTGCTTGGCAGTACATAGGCATGCGGATGCTGACTCCAGGTTATGAGTGGGAAACAGAAGAGCTGATTACATGGTCTATGTTGAACTATATCCAAGGACCCTATGGTGGATTTAGGCTTTACAAGGAAGCTGACCGC GAAGGAATATTGGATGGCGTATTCCCCTACGTTAAGCAGCCTGTTGGTGTCGTCAAGTATTATGGCGACGCAGGATACAATGTG CCTCTGGAGTGGGCTCAACGCCAAGGGAACATCACTTTCTTTCGCAAGAAGACAGCGGACATCCTTGGAGGGCATTTCCCTGCTTTCGTCAACCCTCGGGGTCTGGTTGAGGACTGCTGGGCCTTTTGGGGAGACAAAGAGGCTTCTGGAACGCACATTTTCTACTGA
- a CDS encoding Fungal-trans domain-containing protein — MENARQRRGLGRRKACDFCCRRKMRCDAKKPKCSGCSMRNVACVWTPGLPVGKTQPRSSRQDSAANDDRFMNIEDRLRAIEAHLWRTASTPESGTGGQHMADALNEYSPSPSIIAVVSPDHNNALQGFDSHEVEDFPLPPRHEIEPLISDYFKGFNQALPLFSQESFMEMFQEWYQRPNQRDQASWSAINVVIALSLRYAASEDTISRGDRDSMASTCLSNAQSTIESLVYRHQDLKGLQVLLGLVFLFRGTAHPHPTCVLTATAVKLVHRLRLHRKSDINPRNSAERDRLFWIAYIIDRDISAHTTEPYLLQDHDIDVDVDGCTDSNDTAGYLFAGNEGLGINFLQLRIQLAHTQGKVYELVHSVQASRFFAGRRRGATDRLHRMLEEWYSKIPDHFTFGKAALLERVPRRHCISLHIAYYQCLFSAHRVHAPNMMWVQRLTDFSDGLERDDIDDSEAGPSLLPPYWPTLVEAARSFLALLDLIEVHDSALRWSASCTCQAAVIILAANNLAISKHELHDQIEADAERIENTLKTVEQRLGEFGDGSLRMMFSACFDLSSRAALAVNRFRETSAPRSFWEEDEVGL; from the exons ATGGAGAACGCCAGACAACGGAGGGGCCTTGGGCGCAGAAAG GCCTGCGACTTTTGCTGTCGCAGAAAGATGCGATGTGATGCAAAGAAACCTAAATGCTCTGGATGCTCTATGCGCAACGTTGCCTGTGTATGGACACCAGGTCTGCCTGTGGGGAAGACTCAGCCCAGATCTAGCAGGCAGGATAG TGCTGCGAATGATGACCGTTTCATGAACATCGAAGACCGTCTACGAGCGATCGAAGCCCATCTATGGCGGACTGCTTCAACCCCAGAGTCAGGTACCGGTGGGCAGCATATGGCAGATGCATTGAATGAATACTCTCCCTCGCCGTCAATCATCGCTGTCGTCAGCCCCGACCATAACAACGCTTTGCAAGGCTTTGACTCGCACGAGGTTGAAGatttccctcttcctcctcggcatgAAATCGAGCCACTCATCTCGGACTACTTCAAAGGTTTCAACCAGGCGTTGCCCTTGTTTAGCCAAGAAAGCTTCATGGAAATGTTCCAAGAGTGGTACCAGCGTCCAAATCAACGAGACCAAGCATCATGGTCCGCAATAAATGTGGTCATCGCTTTGTCTCTGCGATATGCCGCATCTGAAGACACCATCTCCAGAGGCGATAGGGATAGTATGGCTTCCACCTGCCTGAGTAACGCCCAGTCCACCATCGAAAGTCTCGTGTATCGTCATCAAGATCTGAAAGGATTGCAGGTTCTCCTGGGTTTGGTCTTCCTTTTCCGGGGCACCGCCCATCCTCACCCTACCTGTGTCTTGACCGCGACCGCTGTGAAGCTAGTCCATCGACTAAGGCTTCATCGGAAGAGCGACATAAATCCTCGCAATTCCGCAGAGAGGGATCGCCTATTCTGGATTGCCTACATAATTGATCGGGATATCTCGGCGCATACTACTGAACCATACCTGTTGCAGGATCATGAcattgatgttgatgtcgaCGGATGTACAGATTCGAACGATACGGCCGGATATCTATTCGCAGGCAACGAGGGACTTGGCATCAACTTTCTCCAGCTTCGAATCCAATTGGCTCACACACAAGGCAAGGTATACGAACTCGTTCATTCTGTTCAAGCCTCGAGGTTCTTTGCAGGCCGAAGGCGGGGGGCCACTGACCGTCTGCATCGAATGCTTGAAGAGTGGTACAGCAAGATCCCTGACCACTTCACATTTGGAAAAGCTGCTCTGCTGGAACGTGTCCCACGAAGGCATTGCATCTCACTGCACATTGCCTATTATCAGTGTCTTTTCTCAGCTCACCGGGTTCATGCCCCCAACATGATGTGGGTGCAACGCTTGACAGACTTTAGTGATGGTCTTGAACGAGATGACATAGATGACTCGGAGGCAGGCCCTTCGTTACTACCACCATATTGGCCAACCCTGGTGGAAGCCGCGAGGTCATTTCTGGCATTATTGGATCTTATTGAGGTTCATGATTCTGCGTTACGATG GAGCGCAAGTTGCACTTGCCAAGCTGcagtcatcatcctcgcaGCAAACAActtggccatctccaagCACGAGCTGCATGACCAGATCGAGGCCGATGCTGAGAGGATAGAGAACACCCTCAAGACGGTAGAGCAGAGGCTCGGCGAGTTTGGTGATGGATCGCTCAGAATGATGTTTTCAGCATGCTTCGATCTGAGCAGCAGAGCTGCATTGGCGGTGAACAGGTTTCGTGAAACTTCGGCGCCCAGATCATTCTGGGAGGAGGACGAAGTAGGGTTGTGA